One window of Trichoderma breve strain T069 chromosome 3, whole genome shotgun sequence genomic DNA carries:
- a CDS encoding fatty acid desaturase domain-containing protein: MATTTTVTKRGGAVASICSKLPEGESRFPDINTIRAAIPKHCFEPSVAISMGYLVRDVVMIGALGWAAITYIPTIPDSTLRAIAWIVYGFVQGLVCTGLWILGHEAGHGAFSKHGWLNHVVGFFSHSALLVPYYSWKFSHHRHHMFTGHMEKDMAFVPRTKADYLKRAMASLEMLEDTPAYQFVTLMFHQLFAWQVYLTFNISAGRGSLQKSANTMFGKSHFSPNSAVFRRSEAPWIALSDVGLGLTFFALYKLAGVVGTSTVLLAYAQPYFWVHHWLIAITYLHHTHMEVPHYQAENWTFVKGALATVDREFGFVGRHLFHCIIEHHVVHHLFPRIPFYYAGEATEAIKPMLGDLYHRDERSFIGQLWTNFTKCKYVVADESAPGALKWAQ, translated from the exons ATGGCTACCACCACGACAGTGACCAAGCGCGGAGGCGCCGTGGCCTCAAT TTGTAGCAAGCTGCCCGAGGGTGAGAGTCGGTTTCCCgatatcaacaccatccgGGCTGCCATTCCCAAGCACTGCTTTGAGCCATCCGTGGCCATCTCCATGGGCTATCTGGTGCGCGATGTTGTCATGATTGGAGCTCTTGGCTGGGCTGCCATCACGTACATTCCCACCATTCCTGATTCCACTCTCCGGGCCATTGCCTGGATTGTCTATGGCTTCGTTCAGGGCCTGGTCTGCACTGGTCTTTGGATCCTGGGACACGAGGCCGGACACGGCGCCTTTTCCAAGCACGGCTGGCTCAACCACGTtgtcggcttcttctcccactctGCTCTGCTGGTGCCGTACTACTCTTGGAAGTTTTctcaccaccgccaccacatGTTCACCGGCCACATGGAGAAGGACATGGCCTTTGTTCCGAGGACCAAGGCGGACTATCTCAAGCGTGCAATGGCTTCGCTTGAGATGCTCGAGGATACGCCCGCCTACCAGTTCGTCACGCTGATGTTTCATCAGCTCTTTGCCTGGCAGGTTTACCTCACGTTCAACATCTCAGCCGGCAGAGGTAGTCTTCAGAAGAGCGCAAACACCATGTTCGGCAAGAGCCACTTCTCGCCAAACAGCGCCGTATTCCGCCGTAGCGAGGCTCCTTGGATTGCGCTGTCCGATGTCGGCCTCGGCTTGACCTTTTTCGCCCTGTACAAGCTCGCTGGCGTCGTGGGAACGAGCACCGTGCTGCTGGCTTATGCCCAGCCTTACTTCTGGGTTCACCACTGGCTGA TCGCCATCACCTATCTCCACCACACCCACATGGAGGTGCCTCACTACCAGGCCGAGAACTGGACCTTTGTCAAGGGTGCCCTGGCCACTGTCGACAGAGAGTTTGGCTTTGTTGGCCGCCACCTGTTCCACTGCATCATTGAGCACCACGTTGTTCACCATCTTTTCCC TCGCATTCCCTTTTACTATGCTGGAGAGGCCACTGAGGCTATCAAGCCTATGCTCGGCGATTTGTACCACCGCGACGAGCGATCCTTCATTGGACAGCTCTGGACCAACTTCACCAAGTGCAAGTACGTGGTTGCCGATGAGTCGGCGCCTGGAGCTCTCAAGTGGGCGCAATGA
- a CDS encoding major facilitator superfamily domain-containing protein: MSSDTVSKSDVAATPVKENASGHEHLETMPDISTEKGGLAQEELLETPEWRAREKRLVRKLDMTLLPVVWILYLFNYLDRNNISQARLNTFERDLGLTGDDFNTAVSILNVGYMLAQLPSNMLITRIRPSIYLPACVAIWSCVSAATAAATSYGGLVAVRFFLGIVEAPFFPGAFYLLSCWYTRKELALRTAVLYSGLVLATAFSGLIAAGVFSGLDGARNIAGWQWLFIIDGSGSFFAALVAFFLLPDYIESKTGSGRWLFTEEERELAAKRMALDRVSLPEADRSVWYGVRLALRDYRTWIFTLLLCSNHTAYGFNYFFPTIVSGFHIGSQTITLVLTAPPYLFGAAVSFAVAYSSDRRNERSYHISIPMAVAAVGFIISTATLNIGARYFASFLYCSGAFAANAMVYSWAASTLNQTPEKRAAATAIINLLAQLGNIWSPYFFRPQDEPRYRRSW; the protein is encoded by the exons ATGAGCTCAGACACAGTCTCCAAGAGTGATGTGGCTGCTACTCCGGTGAAGGAGAACGCATCCGGTCACGAACACTTGGAGACAATGCCTGATATCAGCACTGAGAAGGGCGGGCTTGCTCAGGAGGAACTCCTTGAGACACCAGAATGGCGGGCTCGCGAAAAGAGATTGGTTCGTAAACTTGATATGACCCTGCTCCCTGTAGTATGGATCTTATACTTGTTTAACTACTTGGACCGAAACAACATCTC TCAAGCTAGATTGAACACCTTTGAGAGGGACCTCGGATTAACCGGCGACGATTTCAATACTGCTGTATCCATCTTGAATGTTGG ATATATGCTTGCCCAGCTCCCGTCCAACATGCTCATCACTCGTATCAGGCCCAGTATTTACTTGCCTGCCTGTGTCGCTATTTGGTCATGCGTGTCAGCCGCCACAGCAGCCGCGACGAGCTATGGAGGCCTGGTTGCGGTTCGCTTCTTTCTCGGAATTGTGGAAGCTCCTTTCTTCCCAGGC GCTTTCTATCTCTTGTCTTGCTGGTACACAAGAAAAGAGCTAGCCCTACGCACTGCCGTCCTGTACTCTGGCCTTGTCCTCGCAACCGCGTTCTCAGGCTTGATTGCAGCCGGTGTGTTCTCTGGTCTTGATGGAGCTAGAAACATCGCTGGCTGGCAGTGgctcttcatcattgacgGCTCAGGCAGTTTCTTTGCAGCTCTGGtcgccttctttcttcttcccgaTTACATCGAATCCAAAACTGGCAGTGGCAGGTGGCTGTTTACAGAGGAAGAACGAGAGCTAGCCGCGAAGAGAATGGCTCTTGATCGTGTGTCGCTCCCCGAAGCAGACCGATCTGTTTGGTACGGCGTGCGTCTAGCACTTAGGGACTACCGAACTTGGATATTC ACACTCCTCCTTTGCTCCAACCATACTGCCTACGGATTCAACTACTTCTTCCCTACCATCGTAAGCGGCTTCCACATCGGCTCACAGACCATCACACTCGTCCTCACGGCACCCCCATACCTCTTTGGTGCCGCGGTATCATTTGCAGTAGCCTACTCAAGTGACCGTCGCAACGAACGAAGCTACCACATCTCGATACCGATGGCCGTTGCAGCTGTAGGTTTCATCATTTCCACAGCAACGCTAAACATTGGGGCTCGCTACTTTGCGTCTTTCCTCTATTGCTCTGGCGCCTTTGCGGCCAATGCCATGGTATACTCGTGGGCTGCGAGTACGCTTAACCAGACGCCTGAAAAGCGGGCTGCTGCGACGGCCATTATTAACTTGCTTGCTCAGCTGGGTAATATTTGGAGTCCATACTTTTTCCGACCACAAGATGAACCTCG TTATCGCAGGAGCTGGTAG
- a CDS encoding phosphoenolpyruvate phosphomutase domain-containing protein, whose product MTYTNGNANGHNGHAATPTPAATRLRKMLTESDELIVMPGVYDGFSARIALEVGFDGLYMTGAGTCASKLGQPDLGFASLNDMREHAEMIANLNPRIPLIADADTGYGGPNMVARTVAQYHRSGVAGLHIEDQIQTKRCGHLGGKEVVSVDVFQQRISAAAAARDKLASDIVIIARTDALQTHGFEEAIRRLKAAAAAGADVAFLEGVTTKEEAREVCLAEARELGFRIIIYPFAALAPAYEAIRSTYLRIKETGVTDIDPTFTPKKLFTVVGLKEATAVDVAAGGQLYEKV is encoded by the exons ATGACTTACACAAACGGAAATGCAAATGGGCACAATGGACATGCCGCCACCCCCACTCCCGCAGCAACTCGGCTCCGAAAGATGCTCACAGAAAGCGATGAATTGATTGTCATGCCAGGTGTCTATGATGGTTTCAGTGCCAGAATTGCTCTAGAGGTTGGATTTGATGGTCTCTACATG ACGGGCGCCGGAACATGTGCTTCAAAGCTTGGACAGCCAGACTTGGGCTTTGCCTCACTCAATGACATGAGAGAGCATGCTGAGATGATTGCGAATCTGAACCCCCGCATCCCTCTGATTGCTGACGCTGACACGGGCTACGGCGGACCCAACATGGTTGCTCGCACGGTGGCGCAATACCACCGCAGCGGTGTCGCGGGTCTGCACATTGAGGATCAGATTCAGACCAAGCGCTGTGGACACCTTGGGGGCAAAGAGGTCGTTAGCGTTGACGTCTTTCAGCAACGCATcagtgctgccgctgccgcccgAGACAAGTTGGCGTCTGACATTGTCATCATTGCCCGGACAGATGCTCTTCAGACACATGGCTTCGAAGAGGCTATCCGTAGGCTGAAGgctgcagccgctgctggtgctgatgttGCATTCCTTGAGGGCGTGACCACCAAGGAAGAAGCGCGAGAGGTGTGCC TGGCCGAAGCAAGGGAGCTTGGCTTCAGAATCATCATCTATCCCTTTGCAGCCCTTGCCCCAGCGTATGAAGCCATACGTAGCACATACTTGCGAATCAAGGAGACTGGCGTCACTGACATTGATCCGACTTTTACCCCCAAGAAGCTGTTCACAGTTGTAGGCTTGAAGGAGGCGACTGCGGTAGATGTTGCAGCTGGAGGGCAGCTGTACGAAAAGGTGTAA
- a CDS encoding fungal specific transcription factor domain-containing protein, with the protein MSSQVTPTVPTARAEPQGEPTKQPRRRACNECKQQKLRCDLVAGDSAPSTCSRCQRLSLACKVDTDFRRTRKRRKSFELENEVRELRRQLATRETTNAALEWPILTPAAPSEARVSEAAVSSVSGASGVSPDPKESSRVPGLTTQPVIDQPQAPRRSIITIPRARKLGNVELSVEEIDELYLIYILHYHPYLPFLDPSTSLHEYFESSELLFWSIISVAARRLQSHPTLLPKLARSVTDYLWKTLRSIPYSLRAVQSLVILCTWPFPTSSSTADPTYMLAGMMVQIGTQMGLHRALNAEDFVKVPLHLSVYEYSEWVKTWEACNIVAQSVSVGCGLPATIQMHDWSLTVAPESTMSSPHDIALRWHLRIEQFRYRVSQALTSNALDPAGFMSARERLSLYRLLNASLVDLEREAINMTPITRYYLAAARLHLHSFYLFDEPSVDGYSDRIVVLYQTAYSLIEQCLEMDNQESGFFHYCPFFCYQVFVSAAFIILKVMMNGYFEKLLDIEAGKRLLDAAISSLRKMSVANNDLPGRLSDVIGFFCTLPDPRVISGDSVDDLRLRVRNRLSMSIVYDSLWEWRKHFQADGGDNENSEEVQDKLMIPNYARLR; encoded by the exons ATGTCTTCACAAGTCACTCCCACCGTTCCCACAGCCCGAGCTGAGCCACAAGGCGAGCCAACCAAACAGCCGAGACGGAGGGCCTGCAATGAgtgcaagcagcaaaaa CTTCGATGTGATTTGGTGGCCGGCGACAGCGCCCCAAGTACGTGCTCTCGATGTCAGAGACTGAGTCTTGCATGCAAAGTAGACACCGACTTCCGAAGGACACGGAAGAGAAG GAAATCCTTTGAGCTGGAGAATGAAGTCAGAGAGCTTAGACGTCAATTAGCCACTCGCGAAACTACCAACGCTGCACTTGAATGGCCAATCCTaactccagcagctcctt CCGAGGCGCGCGTTAGCGAGGCAGCTGTATCATCGGTATCCGGGGCGTCTGGCGTATCGCCAGATCCAAAAGAAAGCTCTCGTGTGCCGGGACTGACTACACAACCCGTCATCGACCAACCCCAGGCACCGCGGAGATCGATCATTACCATTCCAAGGGCCAGGAAGCTAGGCAATGTTGAGCTGTCTGTCGAAGAGATTGATGAGCTGTATCTCAT TTATATACTTCACTACCACCCATATCTACCATTTTTGGATCCGAGCACCTCGCTTCATGAGTACTTCGAATCGTCTGAGCTCCTTTTTTGGTCCATCATTTCTGTCGCCGCCCGAAGACTACAAAGCCATCCCACACTACTGCCTAAGCTCGCGAGAAGCGTCACCGACTATCTATGGAAAACCCTTCGCTCTATTCCATATTCACTCCGAGCAGTGCAAAGCCTGGTGATTCTCTGTACATGGCCTTTTccgacaagcagcagcactgcAGATCCAACGTATATGCTAGCGGGCATGATGGTGCAGATTGGAACGCAAATGGGGCTACATCGCGCTCTCAACGCAGAGGACTTTGTCAAGGTTCCTTTGCATCTCAGCGTGTATGAGTACTCCGAATGGGTCAAGACATGGGAAGCTTGCAATATTGTCGCACAAAG CGTAAGTGTCGGATGCGGCCTGCCAGCTACGATACAAATGCACGATTGGTCCCTCACGGTTGCACCCGAGTCGACAATGTCATCACCTCACGATATTGCTCTGAGATGGCATCTTCGCATCGAACAATTTCGATATAGAGTGTCTCAAGCGCTGACATCCAATGCTCTCGACCCTGCCGGATTCATGTCAGCTCGTGAGCGACTCTCACTGTACCGACTTCTCAACGCGTCTCTCGTGGACTTGGAGCGCGAGGCAATAAATATGACGC CCATAACTCGTTACTatctcgccgccgcccgtcttcatctccactCGTTCTACCTCTTTGACGAACCTAGTGTCGATGGATACTCCGACCGCATCGTTGTATTATACCAAACTGCCTATTCACTGATAGAGCAATGCCTTGAGATGGATAATCAGGAAAGTGGATTCTTTCATTACTGCCCATTCTTCTGTTACCAGGTGTTTGTCTCTGCGGCCTTTATCATTCTCAAAGTGATGATGAATGGGTATTTCGAAAAGCTACTGGATATTGAAGCTGGAAAAAGACTGCTTGATGCCGCCATATCGTCACTGCGAAAGATGTCGGTTGCGAATAACGATCTCCCGGGCCGTCTCAGCGACGTCATTGGCTTCTTTTGTACTCTGCCGGATCCTCGAGTCATTAGCGGTGACTCCGTTGATGATTTGCGCCTGCGTGTTCGAAATCGCCTGAGCATGAGCATCGTTTACGACTCGCTGTGGGAATGGCGAAAACATTTCCAAGCTGACGGTGGCGATAATGAAAACTCTGAAGAAGTACAAGATAAGTTGATGATTCCGAATTACGCCCGTCTTCGCTAA
- a CDS encoding iron-containing alcohol dehydrogenase domain-containing protein, with product MASYEYNESNQRVLFGEDSLSKLPSELSKLGCTKPLILTTPSKAFYVDDVAKLLSGQIHVAGSFTRVTMHTPKEVTEEALEYSTSVGADCFVSIGGGSAVGLGKALFVRTGLPHICIPTTYAGSEMTPIVGQTENRVKVTHVDRKAIPAVVIYDVKLTLTLPTNISATSGLNAMAHAVEALYAPDANPITSTFAIKGIQTLSTSLPQIMENLNDIAARSDALLGAWLCGKCLAGASVSLHHKLCHVLGGTFNLPHAETHAIILPHALAYLAPSIPEVMKELAENIPDSDGNAVNGLNKLLSKLGITYSLKDLGMKEEGIDLAVETLLQKPFWSPRTIEKNAVRELLKRAWDGKPAQIVE from the exons ATGGCTTCTTACGAGTACAATGAAAGTAACCAAAGAGTCCTCTTTGGAGAAGACAGCCTTTCCAAACTACCCTCCGAACTCTCCAAACTTGGCTGTACTAAACCACTCATCCTCACAACGCCCAGCAAGGCATTCTACGTTGACGATGTCGCCAAACTTTTGAGCGGCCAGATACATGTAGCTGGCTCATTCACCCGAGTCACAATGCACACGCCCAAAGAGGTCACTGAAGAGGCTCTGGAGTACTCCACGTCTGTCGGTGCCGACTGTTTTGTGTCAattggcggtggcagtgCCGTCGGCCTTGGTAAAGCATTGTTTGTTCGAACGGGGTTGCCTCATATCTGCATCCCGACGACATACGCAGGCAGTGAAATGACGCCGATTGTCGGCCAGACGGAGAATAGGGTAAAGGTTACCCATGTTGATCGCAAGGCAATACCCGCAGTAGTCATTTACGATGTGAAATTGACATTGACGCTGCCCACAAACATAAGTGCAACAAGTGGCCTCAATGCTATGGCCCACGCTG TGGAGGCTTTATATGCTCCGGACGCCAACCCGATCACCAGCACGTTCGCCATCAAGGGCATACAGACCTTGTCTACCTCGCTACCCCAAATAATGGAAAATCTCAACGATATCGCCGCTCGTTCAGATGCCTTGCTTGGCGCTTGGCTTTGCGGTAAATGTCTTGCCGGAGCCAGTGTATCATTGCATCATAAGCTCTGTCATGTCCTTGGAGGCACCTTTAATCTGCCTCACGCTGAAACGCATGCTATTATTTTGCCTCATGCGCTCGCATATCTAGCTCCAAGTATCCCCGAAGTTATGAAAGAGTTGGCAGAAAATATCCCGGATAGCGATGGGAATGCTGTCAATGGCCTGAACAAACTGTTATCTAAACTAGGGATTACTTATAGCCTCAAGGATCTTggaatgaaagaagaaggtatTGATTTGGCAGTCGAAACGCTGCTACAGAAGCCATTTTGGAGTCCTAGAACGATTGAGAAGAACGCAGTAAGAGAGCTGTTGAAGCGAGCATGGGATGGAAAACCGGCGCAAATTGTAGAATGA
- a CDS encoding fungal specific transcription factor domain-containing protein: MNAISPQRAGPARRYNRSRCGCLTCKRRKVKCDEQRPRCSHCERLNLECKWRPHHAPALSKQRQDANGESGTSSNQLTLSPSTDRSPTTSGLRTLQAMDEVFDYASFMWDPGSSLWQQESPDMATTIAISTNAIEPTAYINRHMDPLIINSYSDTATIQENGDQTLDQSASTTSERLMEFFAKSATPPILAGVESQRKWFSIRQGLVAMSKSSRVLRSAILAFSYTLLCRSDRSWAFVVPPEDYEEATMEVEAQDPDSFNEHSLARECLLAALFFLSYVGIIESKLDTAHRYLKQAYTIFQKGNKASFSHVEKQVLLWIRLLDARAVSAGGEGLFLSRDDEIELVDASPASFDAETDDIARSQDASSDDIEDVLFQVLYQPGIVFFQKVQSFMGRISKIDPWHRSRGTVEDEIEVMNIGASIAADLRSLYDQRPPLMDYAVAGKLSEPHISAHLAFTITRAFRTYLSNYYASKVHLHRVAYKHLPLTKEAADALGQIRKLAHQISSDLAPDDSLPVNMLWPLLMLGVEEQDQDEKAWIRAQIVRMEGVAGNARITAQVLEEVQARQEASKSRADIRSVMHAVFNSCFAIL; this comes from the exons ATGAACGCGATCTCTCCACAACGCGCTGGACCAGCAAGGCGCTATAACAGGTCACGGTGTGGGTGTTTGACCTGCAA ACGCCGCAAAGTAAAGTGCGATGAGCAgcggccaagatgctctCATTGCGAGCGACTGAACTTGGAGTGCAAATGGCGACCACATCACGCCCCTGCGTTGTCAAAGCAACGGCAGGATGCAAATGGCGAGAGTGGCACATCCAGTAACCAACTGACTCTATCTCCGTCTACTGACAGATCACCAACTACGTCTGGTTTACGAACGCTGCAGGCCATGGATGAAGTGTTTGACTATGCTAGCTTTATGTGGGATCCCGGCAGCAGTCTTTGGCAGCAGGAAAGTCCAGATATGGCAACCACCATTGCGATTAGCACGAATGCCATA GAACCCACTGCATATATAAACAGGCATATGGATCCTCTGATCATTAATTCATACTCTGATACTGCAACCATCCAAGAAAATGGAGACCAGACTTTGGATCAGAGTGCATCTACTACAAGTGAGAGACTAATGGAGTTCTTCGCCAAGTCCGCCACCCCGCCTATTCTTGCCGGAGTTGAGTCTCAGAGGAAGTGGTTCTCAATCCGTCAAGGCCTTGTTGCAATGTCGAAAAGCTCTCGCGTCCTGCGTAGTGCTATCCTGGCATTCTCATATACCCTGCTCTGTCGTAGCGATAGGTCTTGGGCCTTTGTTGTCCCCCCAGAGGACTACGAAGAAGCTACCATGGAAGTCGAGGCCCAAGATCCAGATTCATTCAATGAGCATAGCCTAGCGCGTGAATGCCTCCTTGCCGCTCTATTCTTCTTGAGTTACGTTGGGATTATAGAAAGCAAGCTCGACACGGCACATCGTTATCTCAAACAGGCATATACAATATTCCAGAAAGGGAATAAAGCCTCATTTTCCCATGTTGAAAAGCAAGTCCTTCTTTGGATCCGGTTGTTGGATGCCAGAGCAGTGTCGGCCGGTGGCGAGGGACTATTTCTGTCACGAGATGACGAAATTGAACTCGTAGATGCCTCTCCTGCGAGCTTCGATGCTGAGACAGATGACATTGCGAGAAGCCAGGATGCTTCCAGTGATGACATTGAGGACGTCTTGTTCCAAGTCCTCTACCAGCCCGGCATCGTCTTTTTCCAAAAGGTACAAAGCTTCATGGGTCGTATCTCAAAGATTGATCCCTGGCATCGGTCAAGAGGAACTGTCGAAGACGAGATTGAAGTCATGAACATTGGCGCTTCCATAGCAGCCGACCTCCGATCATTGTACGATCAGCGCCCGCCACTCATGGACTACGCAGTCGCCGGAAAGCTGTCGGAGCCTCATATCTCAGCGCATCTGGCTTTCACCATCACCAGAGCTTTTCGGACATACTTATCCAACTACTACGCCAGCAAagtccatcttcatcgcGTCGCTTACAAACACCTGCCGTTGACCAAGGAAGCAGCTGATGCCCTTGGTCAAATTCGCAAGCTGGCGCATCAAATTTCTTCTGATCTCGCTCCCGATGACTCGCTTCCTGTGAATATGCTCTGGCCTCTATTGATGCTAGGCGTAGAGGAGCAGGATCAAGACGAAAAGGCGTGGATTCGGGCTCAGATTGTGAGAATGGAGGGCGTCGCGGGGAATGCAAGAATCACGGCGCAAGTCCTTGAAGAAGTCCAAGCTCGCCAAGAAGCGTCAAAGTCCCGTGCAGATATCCGATCTGTGATGCATGCAGTTTTCAATTCCTGTTTTGCAATCTTGTGA
- a CDS encoding dihydrodipicolinate synthetase family domain-containing protein, which produces MGSLQAARPFPPGIHVPSLTWFGSDDSQEIDWDLQERHLNFVITSGLHGVVIAGTNGEAVTLTQDEKIKLITMTRRIATQAGRPDITITVGCSGQCTRDVIAETKAAKEAGADFVLVLVPSYFHFAMNKDSIVAFFEEAADASPLPIVIYNFPNVVAGLDVDSEMLDRLAKHRNIVGVKLTCGGIAKVSRIAATYSPDEFSTLAGQSDWLVPALSVGSTGAITGIANLYPKTCIQIYDLFVAGKVKEATALQLELAKMEWGFAKGGINGTNKNGLLAWLAL; this is translated from the exons ATGGGCTCTTTGCAAGCAGCCAGGCCGTTTCCCCCTGGCATTCATGTGCCTAGCTTAACCTGGTTCGGCAGCGACGACTCTCAAGAAATAGACTGGGATTTACAAGAGAGACATTTGAACTTTGTCATCACTTCTGGTCTTCATGGCG TCGTCATTGCTGGGACTAACGGTGAAGCTGTGACATTGACTCAGGATGAAAAGATTAAACTTATCACAATGACACGTCGCATCGCCACTCAGGCTGGAAGACCAGACATCACAATTACTGTGGGGTGTTCCGGACAGTGCACACGAGATGTCATTGCAGAAACGAAGGCGGCAAAAGAAGCTGGTGCCGATTTTGTCTTGGTACTTGTGCCCAGCTATTTCCATTTTGCGATGAATAAAGACAGCATTGTTGCGTTCTTCGAAGAG GCAGCTGATGCGAGTCCGCTTCCCATCGTGATATACAACTTTCCCAATGTTGTCGCCGGACTCGATGTCGACtccgagatgctggatcGCCTAGCCAAGCATAGGAATATCGTTGGTGTAAAACTGACATGCGGTGGAATTGCCAAAGTGTCTCGCATTGCTGCTACATACAGTCCTGACGAATTCAGCACTCTTGCTGGTCAAAGTGATTGGCTCGTTCCAGCACTATCTGTCGGCAGTACAGGCGCCATTACCGGAATAGCAAATCTGTACCCCAAG ACATGTATACAAATCTACGATCTGTTTGTAGCCGGCAAGGTGAAAGAGGCTACGGCACTGCAGTTGGAGCTCGCAAAGATGGAATGGGGCTTTGCGAAGGGTGGTATCAACGGTACGAA CAAGAATGGATTGTTGGCGTGGTTAGCGCTCTAG
- a CDS encoding sugar transporter domain-containing protein, with protein MGGFRAVEDRPTPKEVYNWRLYTEAAIIATGSLLFGYDGAFVGTTIARASFKKDFNISPADANSISSNITSAFQAGAFFGAIFCFFITEKVGRKWALFISNIVFLIGAIIMTAATHSLGNIYAGRVLTGLAYGGITATVPSYIAELSVPSIRGILTGLFEIAYQIGSVIGFWINYGINQNMDVNSTASWRIPMAIQIVPCGMLLIGGVFLHESPLWLFRKDRAEDGTKALEGIRHLPRDHEYLKEDVQMIRGRLMEENNIASRYGTGSWALFRGALYELSRKGMRNRIILVFCSFALQNMSGAAAINYYSPTLFASLGIQDVSLYTGIYGLVKAIASILFYVFLIDIWGRRHPTILSSIACSICLWIIGAYVKIGHPADIIKAGHELSPSTAAGGKAATGMIMIYSVFWSFGLNGIPWIVAAEIFPGALRNFSGTWAALCQWLTQFVITKALPYIFTSLGYGTWFFFASWMLLATIWAFFFLPETKGKTLDEIDVIFGYTEDRREFFPGQSNGDVIKEDAEVFTKD; from the exons ATGGGTGGATTCCGTGCCGTTGAAGATCGGCCAACGCCGAAAGAGGTGTACAATTGGCGACTATATACCGAAGCTGCAATCATAGCGACAGGTTCACTGCT GTTTGGCTATGACGGTGCATTCGTTGGGACAACAATCGCTCGCGCCAGTTTCAAGAAAGACTTTAATATTTCGCCAGCCGATgccaacagcatctccagTAACATCACGTCTGCGTTTCAGGCGGGAGCCTTCTTCGGCGCcattttctgcttcttta TTACGGAAAAGGTAGGCCGAAAATGGGCCTTGTTCATCTCCAACATTGTATTCCTCATTGGCGCGATCATCATGACTGCAGCCACGCATTCACTCGGCAACATTT ACGCTGGTCGAGTTCTTACTGGTCTTGCCTATGGTGGAATCACCGCGACCGTTCCAAGTTATATTGCCGAGCTTTCGGTTCCATCTATCCGTGGTATACTTACTGGTCTCTTCGAAATAGCATATCAAATCGGATCGGTCATTGGCTTTTGGATCAACTATGGAATCAATCAGAACATGGATGTAAACTCAACAGCTTCCTGGCGTATTCCTATGGCCATCCAAATCGTTCCATGCGGTATGCTGCTGATTGGAGGCGTATTTCTTCATGAGAGTCCCCTTTGGCTCTTTCGAAAAGACAGAGCAGAAGATGGAACAAAGGCACTGGAAGGAattcgccatcttcctcgaGATCATGAAT ACTTAAAGGAAGATGTACAAATGATTCGAGGCCGTCTGATGGAAGAAAACAATATTGCAAGCCGATATGGGACTGGATCATGGGCACTCTTCCGTGGAGCGCTCTACGAATTGTCAAGGAAAGGAATGCGAAACCGCATTATTCTGGTCTTCTGCTCTTTTGCGCTACAAAATATGTCTGGAGCCGCAG CCATCAACTACTATTCACCAACTCTTTTCGCTTCACTTGGGATCCAAGATGTCTCTCTATACACTGGCATCTACGGTCTTGTCAAGGCAATCGCTTCAATTCTGTTCTACGTCTTTTTGATCGATATATGGGGTCGCCGACACCCGaccatcctctcctctaTTGCTTGCTCAATCTGCCTTTGGATCATTGGAGCATACGTCAAAATCGGGCACCCAGCCGACATTATCAAAGCCGGGCATGAGCTTTCACCATCCACAGCGGCTGGTGGCAAAGCTGCAACTGGCATGATCATGATATACTCAGTCTT CTGGTCTTTTGGTCTCAACGGTATACCTTGGATTGTTGCCGCCGAAATCTTCCCAGGCGCCCTGCGTAACTTTTCCGGAACATGGGCAGCACTCTGCCAATG GCTCACCCAATTCGTTATTACCAAGGCGCTACCCTACATTTTCACCTCGCTGGGCTATGGTACctggttcttcttcgcctcctgGATGTTACTCGCAACCATTtgggcctttttctttctgccAGAAACAAAGGGCAAGACTTTGGATGAGATCGATGTTATCTT CGGGTATACGGAAGATAGAAGGGAGTTCTTCCCAGGCCAATCAAATGGTGATGTCATCAAGGAAGATGCAGAGGTATTCACAAAGGATTAA